A genome region from Triticum aestivum cultivar Chinese Spring chromosome 2B, IWGSC CS RefSeq v2.1, whole genome shotgun sequence includes the following:
- the LOC123047577 gene encoding serine/threonine-protein kinase SAPK5, whose amino-acid sequence MEKYEPVREIGSGNFGVAKLMRNRDTRELVAMKFIERGYRIDENVFREIVNHRSLRHPNIIRFKEVVLTPTHLGIVMEYAAGGELFERICDAGRFHEDEARYFFQQLVCGVSFCHAMQICHRDLKLENTLLDGSPAPRLKICDFGYSKSSVLHSRPKSTVGTPAYIAPEVLSRREYDGKHADVWSCGVTLYVMLVGGYPFEDTKDPKNFRKTIARIMSVQYKIPEYVHVSQTCRHLLSRIFVADPRKRITMAEIKAHPWFLKNLPRELKEEAQQAYYNRRHAADVAPSSNGIAAAAGASATASSNGAAAVPAPAPAYSAQSVEEIMKIVQEAQTVPKPDKPVSGYGWGTGDGEASDEEDGNQEGEEEEYGEDEYDRTVREVHASGDFGMSKLQI is encoded by the exons aTGGAGAAGTACGAGCCGGTCCGGGAGATCGGGTCGGGCAACTTCGGGGTGGCCAAGCTGATGCGCAACCGGGACACGCGCGAGCTCGTCGCCATGAAGTTCATCGAGCGAGGATACAGG ATCGACGAGAACGTGTTCCGGGAGATCGTGAACCACCGGTCGCTGCGGCACCCCAACATCATCCGCTTCAAGGAGGTGGTGCTCACGCCCACGCACCTCGGCATCGTCATGGAGTacgccgccggcggcgagctcttcgaGCGCATCTGCGATGCCGGCCGCTTCCACGAGGACGAGGCGCGCTACTTCTTCCAGCAGCTCGTCTGCGGCGTCAGCTTCTGCCACGCCATGCAGATCTGCCACCGCGACCTCAAGCTCGAGAACACCCTCCTCGACGGCAGCCCCGCGCCGCGCCTCAAGATCTGCGACTTCGGATACTCAAAG TCGTCGGTGCTGCACTCGCGTCCCAAGTCGACGGTGGGCACGCCGGCGTACATCGCGCCGGAGGTGCTGTCGCGCCGCGAGTACGACGGGAAGCACGCGGACGTGTGGTCGTGCGGGGTGACGCTCTACGTCATGCTGGTGGGCGGCTACCCGTTCGAGGACACCAAGGACCCCAAGAACTTCCGCAAGACCATCGCGCGGATCATGTCGGTGCAGTACAAGATCCCCGAGTACGTGCACGTCTCGCAGACCTGCCGCCACCTGCTCTCCCGCATCTTCGTCGCCGACCCGCGCAAGCGCATCACCATGGCCGAGATCAAGGCGCACCCCTGGTTCCTCAAGAACCTGCCGCGGGAGCTCAAGGAGGAGGCGCAGCAGGCCTACTACAACCGCCGCCACGCTGCCGACGTCGCCCCCTCCTCCaacggcatcgccgccgccgccggcgcgagcgcgacggCCTCCTCCAATGGCGCCGCCGCAGTGCCCGCGCCCGCGCCGGCATACTCGGCGCAGAGCGTGGAGGAGATCATGAAGATCGTGCAGGAGGCGCAGACGGTGCCCAAGCCCGACAAGCCGGTGTCCGGGTACGGctggggcacgggcgacggcgaggcgtccgacgaggaggacggcaaccaggagggggaggaggaggagtacggCGAGGACGAGTATGACCGGACGGTGCGGGAGGTGCACGCCAGCGGGGACTTCGGCATGAGCAAGCTCCAAATCTGA